The genomic interval GGATGGCGGCAGTGATGGAGGCTGTTTGGACGAAGTTGCCTTGGGCAAAACACCTTGACTCAAGCCAACAACAATCCCCTTTTCACAACCCAGGGAGTTTGCCGGAAGGAAGAAAGTTTGCGCGGTATTCCAGGCTTCCAGACCCGGAATATGAAAGGCCGTATTCGCTGGCTCCTCGCCTAAGTGGGCATGCACCAAAGGCGCAAAAACCTGGGGCAGGCACAACAACAAGATTAAAAAAGGACGGCAATAACGCAAAACGGCCTCTCAATTGACTGAGAGACCGAGTATAGCTTTCATTGCCCCATTGGACAAGGTGGCGGCGTCCAACGCATCATTATCATTTAAAAATTACCGGGGCGTGACAAGCGCCGGTTGCAGAGAATAGCCCCGCAGCAAAGCAGCAAATTCATGCAGTGCCTCAATACCCGTCTGCTCCGCTTCCTGACACCACGCTTTCAGCTTTTCCAATCGAACCTCGGGGTGTGGCGCGCGTTGCGCCCAGATTTCCTTCAAGCGGGCCTTGAACTGATACACAGTGCGTAAAGCTTCACTGCTGCTCATGGCTTGATTAACCACTTGTTCCGATTGCGGGTCCAGTTGGATATCTTCCCGTACCAAGAAGGGCTTGACTTGTTTTAAAGTCTTGCGCACTTGACGGTCAGCTGACTGATATTCCCCTTTCAAGACTGGCAAGATGACAGTGCGGGCATACAAGGTTAAAACATGGAAGCGGTTGCGCATCAACGCTTGCACGGTTTCCCCGCTCAGAACGCCACCTTCGCGCCGCATCCGTACTTTAGGGGCAATGCGCTTGATCTTGGCCAGGCCAAGAATCGACAGTATGCGGATGTAGAGCCAGCCAATGTCGAACTCCCACCACTTGTTGGATAATTTGGCCGAAGAGGGATAGGCGTGGTGATTATTATGCAGTTCCTCGCCGCCTACCAAAATCCCCCAAGGAATCAGGTTGGTAGCGGCATCGGTGGTTTCAAAATTACGATAGCCAAGATAATGACCCAGGCCATTAATGACACCAGCGGCCCACACGGGTATCCAAAGCATTTGCACCGCCCAGACCGTCAGGCCCAAAACGCCGAAGCAAGCCAGATCAATCAGTAACATTAAAGGAATGCCTAATTGTGAAATTATCGGCTGGGCATAGACGTTTCGCTCCAGCCAATCATTGGGAGCCCCCCAGCCGTATTGCTCAATGGATTTGCGGTCTTTGCGGGCCTGGCGATAAAGCTCCGCGCCCTCCAATAAAACCTTTCGAATCCCCAGCACTTGAGGGCTGTGGGGATCTTCCTCCGTTTCACACTTGGCGTGGTGTTTGCGGTGAATGGCCGACCATTCCTGGGTTTGCATGCCTGTCGTCAACCACAACCAAAAGCGGAAAAAATGGCTGACAATGGGATGAAGGTCCAAAGCCCTGTGGGCCTGGCAACGATGGAGATAAATGGTAACCGCCGCAATAGTAATATGAGTCAACCCCAGGGTGACTACAACATAACCCCACCAAGGAATATTGAATAAACCGTATAGCATAGAAATTTTAAATTTAAGTTGGAAAAATAAGGAACATAGATTCTAAGCATCAACCACAACAGAAGGTGCTGGGAAAAGATATTCAAAAAAGACAATCTTTAATAAACAATGTTCATTAATATTGAGTGTAGCCTATAACCTTATCATTAGCAAGTTATGTTTCAACGGCAACCGATGGCTTCATAATCTTAATAACTTGCCCAAAAAGTCTCATAAGCATAAATGGCATTCAAGTGATGCAAAAAAGCATGGCGCGCATTGTGGGCCCAAAGCAGGGTCAAATGATGTTGGACTTGGCGATAAGGCTTTTCCGCCAATGTATCCAAAGCAAACTCTTCGGCCAGTTTTTCCACCAAAGCCAGCCACATTTCACTGACACCTTGAATATATAAGGGCCAAGTCTGTTGAATAATCGCTGGCCATGACGGGTCGCTCGTATCCTCTATATCTGGCTTGAGGATTTGTCTAAAGTCATCAAAATGAATCTGGGTAATCATGCCCTTTTGCCGCCATGCCATTAAATCGGGATCGGTTTCAATTTGGGCGTAAATGGCTTGCGCCGTCTGGGGCGTGGCATAGAAAATAAAACTAAAGCGGTGCCCGCCACCATCACGGCCAGCCCGGCGGTGAACCCGCCAATATTTGATTTGTGGCCGGTATTGTTTAAGCACAGGCAGAATAATCCGGTGGGCCACCATGACATCCCGGTGCCACAAGGGCGCGCTGTTTGCCGGCCATTCGAAACGAAATGCAGCATACCACCAACCGTAATCTTTCGATAAAGCCGCGTCAGAAGGAGTTTCTTCAGAATATTGTTCTTTTTTAGAAAGGTTGGCAGCGCAACCCGAAATTAATAATAATACAGTTATCAAAAACAAGAGATTTTTCACTGCTTGACTGCCTGAACAACACTATCAATCCGGTTTTGACGCAACCGGGTTCTGATCTTTTCCACTTCATTCATTTGCCTGAACGGACCAATTCGAACCCTATACCATTGGGTCCCGCGAATAGTGGCGGGCTGGATTTTCGCCTCTACCCCCAATAAAGCCAGCTTGGCCTTGAGACGATCCGCATCCCGGATACTTCGGAAAGACCCCGCCTGAATCACATATTGCCCGGGCTTTGCCCGTCCCAACCGCTCCTGACGCTTGCGGGTCTTGATTTCCCCCTCGGGAATAATGACCTCTTGTTCTGGAAGCATAGTATAAAAAGAAAAATCTGGCGTTTCCCGGATTCGCGCCTCGGCGGGGGGCAGGGAAGCTGCTTTTTCAGGCACGGATTCGTTGGATGCACCTTTATTCAAGGAATAAAGAAAATAGACAAAGCCTCCAACAACTAAAATACCCAACCCCCACTGCCACCAGGGCGCCGGCCGCCTTTCGGGGTAGTTAGGCTTCTTTTTCCGGACATTGGTTGCTCGACGCCGGGCCATGGGCTTACATCGCCTCCGGCGCGGAAACATCGAGCAACCGCAAACCATTGGCAATGGTTTGACGCACGGCTTCAATCAGATTCAAGCGGGCGTCACGCAAGTTTTCATCCTCCACCAAAAACGTATGGGCATTGTAGTAAGTATGAAATTGCGCCGCCAATTCCCGCAAATATTGCGTGATTTGGTGGGGTTCCCGTTGGCGCGCCGCCCTTTCCACCGTTTCCGGATAGCGGGCCAACGTAATCAATAGGGTTTGTTCGTGCGGTTCTGTCAAACGTTCCAGACTGGCCAGCCCCCTGGCCACATCGTGACGCCAGCCTTTTTCTGTCAATTGCTTGAAAACGCTGCACACCCGGGCATGGGCGTATTGCACATAATACACCGGGTTTTCATTGGATTGGGACACCGCCAATTCCAGGTCAAAATCCATGTGCTGCTCGGCCTTGCGCATGCAATAAAAGAAACGGGCCGCGTCCTTGCCCACTTCTTCGCGAAGTTGACGCAGGGTGACAAATTCCCCGGCCCGGGTGGACATGGGGACTTTTTCCTTGCCCCGGTACAAAATGGCAAACTGCACCAGCCGTACTTCCAGCGCTTCAGGATCATGATCAAGCGCCTGAACCGCCGCTTTCAATCGAGGGACGTAACCGTGATGATCCGCTCCCCACACATCAATCAAATAGTCAAATCCCCGCTCGAACTTATTTTGATGATAGGCAATATCGGAAGCGAAATAGGTCATCTGGCCATTTTCCCGGATCACGACCCGGTCTTTTTCATCCCCGAAGCGGGAAGAAGCAAACCAGGTTGCGCCTTCCTTTTGATACAAATAACCGGCATTTTCCAATGTTTGCAACACTTGCTCCACTGCCCCTGATTGCACCAGGCGGCGCTCGGAAAACCATTCATCGTAGTGAACGCCAAATTCCTCCAAATCCTCCCGAATATCGTCCAGGATACTACCTAGCGCGGATTGAAAAACCTCCTCGTAAGCGTCATCTCCCAGCAGGGTTTTAGCCCGCTGAATCAGAGCATCAATATAGAGTTCCTTATCGCCTTCTGGCGCATCGGGTGGTAACCCTTCCATCACCAATTCGGCGGGACGGCGGAATTCGTCACTTACTTTGGCATGAAGCGATTGTGCAATCGAGCGGATATATCCGCCCCGGTAGCCATTTTCCGGAAAAGGCACCCCTTCTCCACACAGTTCCAAATAACGCATCCAGACACTGACAGTTAGAATATCCATCTGCCGGCCCGCGTCATTCACATAATACTCCCGATGCACCCGGCAACCGATGGCGCTTAGAAGATTAGCGACAC from Methylothermaceae bacteria B42 carries:
- the argS gene encoding arginine--tRNA ligase (catalyzes a two-step reaction, first charging an arginine molecule by linking its carboxyl group to the alpha-phosphate of ATP, followed by transfer of the aminoacyl-adenylate to its tRNA; class-I aminoacyl-tRNA synthetase), with the protein product MKDHLQQLLRQAITQLQQQGEMPSDLQYQVRVDRARDTSHGDFASNIALALAKPAALPPRQLAEKIVQALPDDPMVKQVEIAGPGFINFFIQPAAQFDVIGRILDEGESFGTSQIGAGQRIHIEFVSANPTGPLHVGHGRGAAYGASVANLLSAIGCRVHREYYVNDAGRQMDILTVSVWMRYLELCGEGVPFPENGYRGGYIRSIAQSLHAKVSDEFRRPAELVMEGLPPDAPEGDKELYIDALIQRAKTLLGDDAYEEVFQSALGSILDDIREDLEEFGVHYDEWFSERRLVQSGAVEQVLQTLENAGYLYQKEGATWFASSRFGDEKDRVVIRENGQMTYFASDIAYHQNKFERGFDYLIDVWGADHHGYVPRLKAAVQALDHDPEALEVRLVQFAILYRGKEKVPMSTRAGEFVTLRQLREEVGKDAARFFYCMRKAEQHMDFDLELAVSQSNENPVYYVQYAHARVCSVFKQLTEKGWRHDVARGLASLERLTEPHEQTLLITLARYPETVERAARQREPHQITQYLRELAAQFHTYYNAHTFLVEDENLRDARLNLIEAVRQTIANGLRLLDVSAPEAM
- a CDS encoding aminotransferase gives rise to the protein MLYGLFNIPWWGYVVVTLGLTHITIAAVTIYLHRCQAHRALDLHPIVSHFFRFWLWLTTGMQTQEWSAIHRKHHAKCETEEDPHSPQVLGIRKVLLEGAELYRQARKDRKSIEQYGWGAPNDWLERNVYAQPIISQLGIPLMLLIDLACFGVLGLTVWAVQMLWIPVWAAGVINGLGHYLGYRNFETTDAATNLIPWGILVGGEELHNNHHAYPSSAKLSNKWWEFDIGWLYIRILSILGLAKIKRIAPKVRMRREGGVLSGETVQALMRNRFHVLTLYARTVILPVLKGEYQSADRQVRKTLKQVKPFLVREDIQLDPQSEQVVNQAMSSSEALRTVYQFKARLKEIWAQRAPHPEVRLEKLKAWCQEAEQTGIEALHEFAALLRGYSLQPALVTPR